In a genomic window of Shouchella clausii:
- a CDS encoding aminoglycoside 6-adenylyltransferase, whose product MRTYNEMINLLLGVAKSDERIRAVCMNGSRTNRNARKDPFQDYDIVYIVRDVDSFVSDPGWIDCFGERIILQTPEKMTLIPPESDGTFAYLMLFTDGNRIDLTLCPIERRATWNQGDRLSVVLLDKDEALPPLPAPTDCDYWIQKPNQTLYSDCCNEFWWVSTYVAKGLWRQEFTYAYDHLNVIRAMLLRMLEWTVGIDNEFRVSVGKHGKYLEQYMDEERWQLFLSTFPSPTYEDMWRALWAMAHLFEELAQEVAACFSFDYRHTDAENVQTYLRHIQALPEDATEIY is encoded by the coding sequence ATGCGAACATATAACGAAATGATTAACTTGTTGCTAGGTGTGGCCAAATCAGACGAACGGATCAGGGCCGTATGTATGAATGGATCTCGAACCAACCGAAATGCCCGAAAAGACCCGTTTCAAGATTACGACATTGTTTACATTGTCCGTGACGTCGACTCTTTTGTCTCCGATCCTGGCTGGATTGATTGTTTTGGCGAACGAATCATCCTGCAGACGCCAGAAAAGATGACGCTCATTCCGCCAGAAAGCGACGGGACATTTGCATACTTGATGTTATTTACAGATGGAAACCGGATTGATTTAACACTTTGTCCAATCGAAAGGCGCGCGACATGGAACCAAGGCGACCGCTTGTCTGTCGTGTTATTGGACAAAGATGAAGCGTTGCCGCCATTGCCTGCACCGACTGATTGTGATTATTGGATCCAAAAGCCGAACCAAACCCTTTATTCAGATTGCTGCAATGAATTTTGGTGGGTGTCCACCTATGTCGCAAAAGGATTGTGGCGCCAAGAGTTTACGTATGCATACGATCACTTGAATGTCATCCGGGCCATGCTTTTGCGCATGCTGGAATGGACAGTTGGCATCGACAACGAGTTTCGCGTCAGCGTTGGCAAACATGGCAAATATCTCGAACAGTATATGGACGAAGAACGGTGGCAGCTGTTTCTATCGACTTTCCCTAGCCCCACTTACGAAGATATGTGGCGCGCGCTATGGGCGATGGCACACCTTTTTGAAGAGCTAGCGCAAGAGGTGGCCGCCTGCTTCTCGTTTGACTACCGACACACAGATGCCGAAAACGTACAAACGTATTTGCGGCACATTCAAGCTTTGCCCGAAGACGCAACGGAGATTTACTAA
- a CDS encoding manganese catalase family protein: MMKRVNRIAIELPRPEHGDANGAAAVQELMGGKFGEMSTLNNYMFQSFNFRGKKKYKPFYDLIASITAEEFGHVELVANAINLMSYGNTFPGDPDTAPLQNGKDKRYSLHFTTTAQTSYPGDGMGRPWNGDFVTNSGVLVEDLLHNYVLEIGARLHKMRVYEMTTNPTARELCGYLLVRGGTHIIAYAKAIKVATGIDIGKMLPVPHPDNNAFETARKYMDQGLYNVLYTWDEPEYRDIRQIWKGENPETGEPLHVIDGMPEGAPVPDFEEKPEMFAPGIDPDDYMKIVKRLKENL; this comes from the coding sequence ATGATGAAACGAGTGAACAGAATTGCAATTGAGTTGCCGCGCCCAGAGCATGGCGATGCAAACGGTGCGGCAGCCGTGCAAGAGTTGATGGGCGGCAAGTTTGGCGAAATGTCGACGTTAAACAACTACATGTTCCAATCGTTCAATTTTCGAGGGAAAAAGAAATACAAACCGTTTTACGATTTAATTGCGAGCATTACGGCTGAGGAGTTTGGCCATGTCGAGTTGGTCGCCAATGCGATTAATTTAATGTCCTATGGAAACACGTTCCCAGGGGACCCAGACACAGCGCCACTACAAAACGGCAAAGATAAACGCTATTCTCTCCATTTCACGACAACGGCGCAAACGTCCTATCCAGGGGATGGCATGGGCCGTCCATGGAATGGCGATTTTGTCACCAATTCCGGTGTATTGGTTGAAGACTTGCTCCATAACTACGTGCTCGAAATCGGCGCGCGGCTACACAAAATGCGTGTGTACGAAATGACGACTAACCCAACTGCACGAGAACTATGCGGCTATTTGCTTGTGCGGGGAGGCACGCATATTATCGCCTATGCCAAAGCGATTAAAGTCGCAACAGGCATCGATATCGGAAAAATGCTTCCAGTCCCCCACCCTGATAACAATGCCTTTGAAACGGCCCGGAAATACATGGACCAAGGCCTCTACAATGTCCTTTATACATGGGATGAACCTGAGTACCGGGACATTCGTCAAATTTGGAAAGGAGAAAACCCAGAAACGGGCGAGCCGCTCCATGTCATTGATGGCATGCCTGAAGGGGCGCCTGTGCCAGACTTTGAAGAAAAACCGGAAATGTTTGCGCCAGGAATTGATCCTGATGATTATATGAAAATAGTAAAACGGTTAAAAGAAAACCTATGA
- a CDS encoding YuzF family protein, translating to MSNKAEWQLHDPYVYGMLAKQIGTMIGVQTTRGALRGILKAVQPDHLVVEMGGTPFYVRSQQIIWVHPAKVHQAKAQQVKQKN from the coding sequence ATGAGCAACAAAGCTGAATGGCAATTGCATGATCCTTATGTGTACGGCATGTTGGCGAAACAAATAGGTACGATGATCGGTGTGCAGACGACACGAGGGGCGTTGAGAGGCATACTTAAAGCGGTCCAACCTGACCATCTTGTTGTGGAAATGGGCGGGACTCCCTTTTATGTCCGCAGCCAGCAAATCATTTGGGTGCATCCAGCTAAAGTACACCAAGCGAAGGCTCAGCAAGTGAAACAGAAAAATTGA
- a CDS encoding Rap family tetratricopeptide repeat protein — MSVALSPEEVGAKIVEWYSCIIARSVEQSIQLKEEVDGMIEQMEPNDRMLSYYSLVAFRHHIMMNQVGKGGKDPHAMQQASVAENSMDHLLKYLYFFVSGQNEFMNERYRSAIRLFRKAERLLENVEDKAERADFHYYMGSSLYRISQYPYAASHIEEALEAFKRLGFTERVVFCQVILGGIYSETGEHKKASLLFKEAMLAAGNHSTAKVIALRALGLNAVRQKNYRSAKRYFEEALSVKELGNHILGAKSEHDLANTLYRLNLPEEAAPHLKKAYTGAHYFDNHEYKAKCLATTGLYVDSDPLLIDKALKDLEDRGMDFEVDEIAEEASAFFEQIGHEDLALKYLKIAYHARQNFFKLGVDQE; from the coding sequence ATGTCTGTGGCCTTATCACCGGAAGAAGTTGGAGCTAAAATTGTTGAATGGTACAGCTGTATTATTGCCCGGTCCGTAGAACAATCGATTCAGCTTAAAGAAGAAGTCGATGGCATGATTGAACAAATGGAACCAAATGACCGAATGCTATCCTATTATTCATTAGTTGCGTTTCGCCATCATATCATGATGAACCAAGTAGGCAAAGGCGGAAAAGACCCTCATGCTATGCAGCAAGCCAGTGTTGCGGAAAACTCAATGGATCATTTGCTTAAGTATCTCTATTTTTTTGTTAGTGGCCAAAATGAATTTATGAACGAACGTTACCGCTCCGCGATTCGTCTTTTTCGTAAAGCAGAGCGTTTGCTTGAAAATGTTGAAGACAAAGCCGAAAGAGCCGATTTCCACTACTATATGGGTTCTTCCTTGTATCGGATAAGCCAATACCCGTATGCTGCCTCCCACATTGAAGAAGCGTTGGAGGCATTCAAGCGTTTAGGTTTCACAGAAAGGGTTGTCTTCTGCCAAGTAATACTTGGCGGCATTTATTCAGAAACAGGGGAGCACAAGAAAGCCTCGCTTCTATTTAAAGAAGCGATGTTGGCGGCAGGAAACCATTCAACGGCCAAAGTGATTGCCTTAAGGGCACTAGGATTAAATGCGGTAAGACAAAAAAATTACAGAAGCGCAAAGCGTTATTTTGAAGAGGCCTTGTCTGTTAAAGAACTAGGCAACCACATTCTTGGAGCCAAAAGCGAACATGACTTGGCCAATACATTGTATCGCCTAAATTTACCGGAAGAAGCAGCGCCTCATTTGAAAAAAGCTTATACAGGCGCCCACTATTTTGACAATCATGAATACAAAGCAAAGTGTTTAGCTACGACCGGTTTGTATGTAGACTCTGATCCATTACTCATTGACAAAGCTTTAAAAGATCTTGAAGACCGTGGCATGGACTTTGAAGTCGATGAAATCGCCGAGGAAGCGAGCGCGTTTTTCGAACAAATCGGCCATGAAGATTTAGCATTAAAGTATTTAAAAATTGCCTACCATGCGCGGCAAAATTTCTTTAAGCTAGGAGTCGATCAGGAATGA
- a CDS encoding IclR family transcriptional regulator, translating to MEYQNKSLRKAFEIIESLCAKPMTATELSKKLNLNPSTLHRFLANLEAMGYTEKLKNNQVRLTQQFIQLGKMAQAHYDVEALSKPYLKKLADSTGESVLLSSFHQFKVTYLDKIESSQTVRIVLGPGSHAPSYAVASGKLFLSQLSPEQLDDFFANTELKAYTKNTFTDEQQLRKELVHIRAQNYAIDEEEYEIGLKGFAAPIREATGTMIAALSVAGVSLRFDDEKSKTTIEQLLRYAELISFDLGWKR from the coding sequence ATGGAATACCAAAACAAAAGTTTGCGAAAAGCGTTTGAAATCATTGAGTCGCTCTGCGCCAAACCGATGACAGCGACAGAGTTGTCAAAAAAGTTAAACTTAAATCCGAGCACATTGCATCGTTTTTTGGCTAATTTAGAGGCGATGGGATACACGGAAAAGTTGAAAAACAACCAAGTCCGGTTGACGCAACAATTTATCCAGCTAGGGAAAATGGCGCAAGCTCATTATGATGTTGAGGCATTGTCCAAACCTTATTTAAAAAAGCTTGCTGACAGTACAGGGGAAAGCGTCTTGCTGTCTTCGTTTCATCAGTTTAAAGTGACGTATTTGGACAAAATTGAAAGCTCGCAAACAGTGCGAATCGTTCTAGGGCCAGGAAGCCACGCACCTTCTTATGCAGTCGCGTCCGGAAAACTATTTTTATCACAATTATCTCCAGAGCAGCTTGATGATTTTTTTGCAAACACAGAATTAAAGGCTTATACAAAGAACACGTTTACAGATGAACAGCAATTAAGAAAGGAGTTGGTGCACATTAGAGCGCAAAACTATGCCATCGATGAGGAGGAGTATGAAATTGGCTTAAAAGGATTTGCCGCGCCAATTAGGGAGGCGACAGGCACGATGATCGCGGCGTTAAGTGTGGCCGGCGTTTCCTTGCGTTTTGACGATGAAAAAAGCAAGACGACGATTGAACAATTGCTTCGTTATGCGGAATTGATTTCGTTTGACTTAGGATGGAAACGTTAG